The segment CACAGTCCAGCCCTATTCACACACGCTGCCTTATAAAGAGTAGCAACAATAGACGCACCAGAGATCTTTTCCCGTCTGGCAGAAGTTCAGACATTTCTTGTCTCTCTGGCTGGCACATCGGCATCTGCTGCTGGCTCCAGCAAGCATCTCTGGCATTATGTCCTTCAGTGATCTTCTGGACCGAGAAGGGCCTCCAAGACCATAGGGAACAGTCTTCCTATGATCAAAGAGACAACATGAAAGTCACCCCAATAATTTTGTGGGTTTGGAATAGCAGGCAATCTTATCAATGGGATTGATAGCATGAGTAAAGGTTGTGGAATTGGGAATGTCTTGTTGGTCATAATTTCCATGCGACTACTTCTGATGATCCCGCAACACAGTAATTAGAGTGGCTACTAGCACAGCTAATGACCTTCTAATTGTGATTTCATAAGGCTGCTATCCCTCCCTGTGtgataaaaagcaataaatccTCATCTCTTTGAACTTTGGTAACTGCCAATGCTGaaagaagcaataaaaacacagaTCCTCTCCACTCAGAATGGTAGTGCAGATCGCCAAAGCTGGCATTACAGAGGCTCTTGCTccccagtttttctttttttctgggggaggggagaagatcacagaatcatagaacagcctgagttgaaaaggaccacaataatcattgagtttcaacccccctgctatgtacagggtcgCCAAtaactagatcaggctgcccagagccacgtccagcctgaaGATGACAGAAGAAGACACAGCTCATAACACTGTGAGCACATTGCTCTGCAGCAAAGCGCTGCAGGAGGTGGTGAGGAGCCACCTCGTGTgcaagcaagagaaagaaacttATTCCTATTTAAGCTTATTCTTACTTAAGAAGCCTGAGAAAACGCTCATGCAAAGGCAGGCTGGCAAAACCACTCCATAGGCTGCACCTTCGACAGAGCACAGGTGCATTAGGGCAACGAGGGGCGCTTTGCTCAGCCTGAGTGCTCAGATCCCCTCTGTGTTCTCCTAGCGAGCCGGCTCGCTGCTGAACTCAGCGGGAAAGCAGCAGGTGGGGCGAAGAAGCAGGAGAGCCCGTGCACAGAAATATCACTGTCCCCTTTCTGTTGCGTTCCCAAGCTcccatcccaccaccaccaccaccctcctctcccccagcccAGCGGGGCACTCACTCGGGGGTGTTGATCCAGATGATATCCAGGTGGCAGAAATACACGCACTCCTCGTCCAGCAGCGACGAACAGGAGCAGCGCCGGGCTCGGCGGTGCGAAGCGGCAGCGGGGGACGGCGGCGATGCGGCGTTCACTTCGGCTCCGGGTGCTGCGGAGGGAGCGGTAGCGGCTCAGCACCCGgctcggccccgccgcccggccccggtCCCCCGTGCGAGGTTACGGCACCTACCTGCCGGCAGCAGCGCCGGGCACAGCGCGACGAGCAGCGGGAGGAACAGGCGGCTGCAATCCATAGCGGGCGGCGGGAGAGGGAGGCGAGACGGGTTTAAGAGAGAGCCGAGGAgcggggagggaggagggacgAGGCTTCTCCTGTGGCCGGCGGGGCGCTGGCTCCCGCTGGCGGCGGGGCGCAGGGGCAGGCGGCGGCTCGGGGCGGCACGGCGCGTCTGGCTGGCGCGGCGGTCCCCGGCGCCCTTTTATAGCGAACCCCCATGGAGCGGGTAAACAGCCCCGGCGCTATTTTATCCCGAGACAATGTTGTGCCGCTATTAGTCACCGCGCGGCAACGTGCGGCCCGAGATAAGGCCGGCCCGGGGAGGAAATCGCATGCGAACTTCAGAGCGCCGGCGGCGAGCGgcgggggggggctgaggggggcaCCGGGTcgggccgagccgggccgggggcggcaGAGGGCGCACGGCCGCCCCGCGCCACACACCTCACACCTCACACCTGCGGGCGGGAGCCGCCCCGCCCTCAGCGCGGTTGTGGTGCTGGCAGCGGGGCTGCGGTGCGGAAGTGTCGTCGGGATGCCCCTCGGGCCCAGCGGTGGTATCGCGCTGCCTGGGGTCTGAGAGCCTAACGCCAGGGATGTGGGTCAGGAGGGGGCGAACCCTTGGTGCACGCCGCGGGGACGCGGCTTTTTCAGCAGCTTCACACCCGCTGCCTCGTCAGTGCAATGTCACGGTGAACGCACACCGCGTGTGGAGCGCGCCGAGCACTGTGCGGGCTCCAAACCCGGGCTCTGGGGAGCTGCGGGGACGAACTCGAGCTCCTGCGCGGAGCTGCAGCCCCGGAGAGCGTGCCGCTTCCACCTCTGATAAACAGATAAGGCCTTCTCGGTATTTGTGGTATTTCCTCGCACTGTGCTGCGAGAATAGGAGTGACCTTGGGTATCACAAAGACCGAGGCTGCGAGCTGCGAGCCGCATTGTTTTGCCTCAGGTGAATGcccgtgttttttttttttttcggtgTGGTGTTATTCTGTGCCGCTGTATTGTAGCGGACGGAGCGTCGGCAGCTGTGCTGAGTCAGAAGAAAAGCCTGCGTTGCTGCTGAGCTTTCTCCAGCAGGGGCTGTTGGCACGTGGGACGAGAGCAAGAAAGGAACGCAAGTGGAGACGAGTCCTCCCTTTGCCATAACCTGCGGGGATGAAATTTTGGGGGCCTTCTGAGCAATACTCGGCATTTCCACCGTGACGTTGAATAAACTGGAATGTTAGCTAAACCCTCAGCTGAAGTGCTTGTAGCTTTTTTGTATGCGGTTCTCTAAGGACTGCTCTCGAAGGCTGCTGTGAGTGGAGTAATCCGGGCTATATGGTTGCTTACACCTTTCCAGTGTGGGAGTCTGTTTCTCAGAGCTGGAATTGTATCTGCTTATGTATTGTGTCGTCTTGTCCACACAGGGCAGTGCTTACCCTGTGGGATATCGCTGTATCTGTGCCCGAGTGTGTGAACTATTACAGTAATGATAAGAATCTACCAGCAGAGGTCACCTAGCTACAAATAAAAACGAATCCTAGCCAACTGAAATAATAAACTTTATCAGTATTTGCAAGTAGGGAAAGAAATCAGCtgggtttttgttctgttttgttctgtttgcttggtgttaagaaaggaaaaaatgcaatgcaGTTATGTGGGTTGAAAGATAGCGATCGTTTCTGTATAAAATAGGCACGGCCTTTCCAGGCCTGTCACTTAGGAACTCTGTTTCATGCCAGCTCTTACTtaagaatatatatgtattttcctGAGGTTTCTCTTTCTAAGATGTGCACATGAAGCCAAAGTGACTCATGTCAATGTCAGATATTTGCTTCTTTGTCAAAGTGCCTTGTTAGGAAAGCATTTTGATAGGTGTTAAAAATGACACACGTTTCCTTTGAGTAACAAAGCACAAACATGATATCCTGGGGAGCTCTGAAggttctttccctttttctttttctattctttttctgttcttttcttgagaaaacagaaacatcttCGAGCATTTTTTTTGGTAAGGATTCATAAATATTGTTGTTGGAGCTCCACATCCTCTGCTGCAGcgatttctgctctgctttcaggtCCTGAGACTAACTGGAATCAAGCAAGCCCGTTGCTTGTTAGAGGAATGCAAAAACTAACTTACATTCACTTGCAAGTGGTGCAGAAGAGGGTTACCAAGGGAAATACCATGACAGGAGATGGGCTTCCACTGGAAGGGGTAACCCTGAACTCTCTTTGGTTGCAGGAAAGTACCAGCTGTGTACcacacagaaacattttcaggaACTTTTGCCAAAATAGGAAGATTTGCTCATTTTGTTGCTATTTACAGTGGGCATCCGTATAAGTCACAGTAGGGATCTTACAAAATAAGCAGAATAGGACTAAACTTTGCCTAGCAGTCAGTGTTTGTGAAATGAAAGCGCAGAGTCACGCACTATAATACAAAGTTATGCTCAGCAGGTTGTTCTGGTGAATGCCAAGCCAGTTTGCCCCAAAGCTCTGAACGTTAGCTCTGTGTTTGCACTGCTGCCCATTTGGAAGctaccttttccctttccagtgCAAGTACCTGCCACAGCTATGGCACTTTGTAATGGTGAGAAAACTTAGCTAGCCAGCCAGGATCTGGCTTAATGTTCCAGCTGGAAAGGCCGCGGCGCTGACTGGAATTTCTGAAGGACATTTTGTATGGTGTCAGAAATCTGAAATGGCTGCTTATCAGTGAAACAATAAAAGGAGATTGTAAAACTGTGCCTTTCTGACCAGGGAACAAGGGAAGCaacatgctgttttctgcagatttGAAACACAATTCTCAATTAATTGAAAGTTGCATTAGGTGTCCCTTTACCTCACTGACTGACTCTCTCacagtattttttccctttagcaGTCTCATCTTACacaaagaggaaagggaagagtCCCCTTCCTGCCTTACATAACATCCAAATTAAAGAGCTAACTAGTCTTGCCTTCTGGGAAATGGCCTTATTCTCGTTTGTCACTACCCAGCCTACAAAGTATCTAATTCCCTTTACCAGATACTTCTGCTATTTGGGGCCCTGAGAGTGACATGTAATTTCCCTgagtcacagaaccataggggttggaagggacccctggaGATCATCGAGTACAACCCccagctaaagcaggttccttgCAGCAAGTTGCACAAGAAAGCATCCAGGcttgaaaaggaggaaaaagccaTTTCTGTGATGGGCTTTTCCCTGTTTTGCACACCTTTTGGATATCACTTGCTATATCTCCATGGCAAAGTTGGGTCAAGAATAAGTGAGACTACTGTGTGCAAGCTAGTGTGAAGGTGAAGCTGAGGACAGGCTGTCAGAGTTGTCCAGGTTTTGCTTCCAACCATgtttatgtttatttaaaattagaGGAGGTCGGGTCCTCCTTGCTGAAGGGGCTTGAAATGACTTGATAGATTTAATTACAACAGTTATAATTATTGTAAAGTGCtgtaaaagaaagcaagcagccaGAACACGGTCAGAGCGGAAATCGAAACGGCACAGAGCTCAAATAGAGGAGAAAATCAACTTTACTGAGCAAAGGTCACAGTTTCTCCCAGGGCTTAAATTGCTATTACTAGAAACACAAAAAGGATGGTTTACAAAGATTCAGGTGTCAGAGACACCCTTGTAAAACCTTCCTCCTGCCTGTAATTTCCACAACAAAGAACTGGAAGTGTCAGGGAAACTGTCACTGGAAGCCAGGCCAAGTTTTAGACAGTAGGGAAAAAGGATTCTTTTAGGTGAGAGTTAACAGGGACTTTCCCCCTACTTTAGCCACCTGCCTCTGGATGTCATGGGAAGAAGTATGTCCACTTGCCACTGAGGTGAGCTGTGGGTGTGGAAGGTGCTGGGCTATCTCCTGTCCCAGCAAGCTGTAGGAGCTCCTCTTGTTTTGGTCCTCTACTGAATCCACTTGCTCTTGGGCAGGAGCAGCAAGTATCATAGCAGGAGACAGGCACAAGGTTAAGCCCTGTGGATGTAACATGGGGCAGGGAACCAAAGCCCTTTCTCTCAGGCTTTGGGTGTGGTTGCATGCAGAGGCCCCAGAGGATATGGGGTCCTAGCTCTTTTCTATTATAAACTGGATCTGCTGTGGAGCTTAACttggatttcattttctgaactgACATACATTTTGCTCTTGCAGACACgtccagcactgcctgtgttGGACACAATGTGCTGGGATGAATAGTCCGATCCAGTAGGACAGATACATATTTTCAGAGCTATGCTTGGACTCTGTTTTGAGACAAGAAGAGATGTATTTCTACATAGTCTGGAGGTCCATTGCAAGTCAAAATACCAGCGGTATGACTTTTGTCTTCTAGAATTGTGAAAAGATGCAAAAAAGTTACATGTTTTGATAATCAGCCTGTTAAGAATGGGCACACAAGGAAGGATTTAACTACAGTGAGGACTGTCATCAGTAAATACAAGAGATCTGTTCAAAGACTGCAACAGAAGGACTTAGtgaagtaaaggaaaataacagaaattgtCATTTGTACAAAACCAGATCTGGTTCTATATACAACCTCTTCTGTGAATGCAGCAACATATGACAGAGTACTTATTTGCAAATAATGGTTAGAAGAAAATGTGCTTCATAAGGTTTATTTACTTATGTCTTGGCATGTCTGGCTTGTGAGGAAGTCAAAAATAAAGCATCAATTTGGAAAATCTTCCTAAGCAAATCACTAACAGCAGTGCACAACTATCCGATGGATCATCTTCATTGGAGCATTTCAGGGTCTTTAATGCAAGCACCTCTTCTACCTTTTTGTCGAAGAATTCATCCTCATAATCAGAGTTGGGATTTGAAACAAGGAGACCAGCACTCAGCCTAACGAGAGATATTCTGCTATAGTTTCTAAAGTAGATGAATACCTTAGCTCACCTGAATTGCCCTCTAGAAAACTCCTGGCTTTCCTTTGACGATAGAAAGAGGCCTAAGATGCTGATGCCCTAAATTTAGGCATCATCCTTAAACGGTCTAGAGTTAGCTGGGGGTGAGTCTGAGTCAGTGACCTGTCCATGATCCCTTGCTAAATCGCTGGAAAGGTGGAGAAATGAACTAAGCTCCCCAAACCTGAATCCTGCCCCCTCCAGTATACAGAGGTTTGCTTGTCGAAACTCAGTTTTTAGCTCTTTTGATTTTATGTCTCCTGGATTCTATGTTGCTGTGCTCAGGAAGCATTTGCAAGATCTTCATTTCGTGCAACTCACTCAGAGACACTTGTTTGGATCCATGAGTTTAATTGACtttttgtggttcttttcacATGCCTGGTGTTTTTCCACCTATTATGCAGCTTTGCTCCACCTCTGCATGGGACTGTCTCCGAAGACTCAACTTAGTAGAACTTTGAGATCTAGCTGGCTCTACCCTTTCCTTTGTGCCtaaaagccttgctgaaattAAGGCAATTAGCAAATGTATTGTTCCAAGAATGATGTTGAACTTCCTTTACAGTGCAGTCCTCTtgccacagcccctctggggCTGTTTTTACACCTCCATTTTGAGTGGAGTTAGGTGAGCAACCTTGCCAGTTCCACTGCTTTGTGAGACAACAAGCATATATCAGGGAACACAGAGACACAGCCTGAGCCATAGGTATggtcttgtttttctttcc is part of the Gallus gallus isolate bGalGal1 chromosome 2, bGalGal1.mat.broiler.GRCg7b, whole genome shotgun sequence genome and harbors:
- the EDN1 gene encoding endothelin-1 is translated as MDCSRLFLPLLVALCPALLPAAPGAEVNAASPPSPAAASHRRARRCSCSSLLDEECVYFCHLDIIWINTPEKTVPYGLGGPSRSRRSLKDIMPEMLAGASSRCRCASQRDKKCLNFCQTGKDLWAQSTAEKTSRHRNKAGGCIGPKCMNQQFVDSRKMKRLEAVGNSIKASFSIAKLKAELQKGRKLKHNRASKRQSIWKSLKTF